One region of Juglans microcarpa x Juglans regia isolate MS1-56 chromosome 7S, Jm3101_v1.0, whole genome shotgun sequence genomic DNA includes:
- the LOC121241043 gene encoding 60S acidic ribosomal protein P2-like: MKVIAAYLLAVLAGNTSPSADDLKDILGSVGAEADDDKIELLLSEVKGKDITELIASGREKLASVPSGGGGAVAFAATGGGAAAPAPAAAEPKKEEKVEEKEESDDDMGFSLFD; this comes from the exons ATGAAGGTTATAGCTGCATATTTGCTCGCTGTTTTGGCAGGGAACACCAGCCCTTCAGCTGATGATTTGAAGGACATTCTTGGATCCG TTGGAGCTGAAGCTGATGATGATAAGATCGAGCTGCTCTTGTCCGAAGTCAAGGGTAAAGATATTACTGAACTAATTGCATCTGGAAGAGAGAAATTGGCATCCGTGCcttctggtggtggtggtgctgtTGCATTTGCAGCAACAGGTGGTGGTGCTGCTGCTCCTGCTCCTGCTGCAGCGGAGCctaagaaagaggaaaaagtgGAAGAGAAAGAGGAGTCAGATGAT GATATGGGCTTCAGTCTCTTTGATTGA
- the LOC121241042 gene encoding IQ domain-containing protein IQM3-like, with product MAPSILNLNHMHPTKTRKLKARKRLSLGYAHFNLFQTLGFRLFSPMAPPSLHNGHPGLMSMDSQDRRENFESTAAVKLQKVYRSYRTRRRLADSAVVAEELWWQAIDYARLNHSTVSFFNFHKAETAASRWSRISLIASKVGKGLCKDTKAQKLAFQHWIEAIDPRHRYGRNLNFYYEEWRKGDARQPFFYWLDIGGGKEVDLRVCPRSRLRQECIIYLGPQEREYYEYIIAEGMMVHKHTGNLLHTNQGLQGSKWIFVMSTSRKLYGGEKKKGLFHHSSFLAGGATLAAGRLEAEHGKLKSVSAYSGHYRPTDENLGSFLAFLKENGISLDEVQVLSPVDDHESYDIGTSVQEGSELERRNSYKRTLSSNLQSSKRSVPKKEILQRIKSKKEACSYQLGHQLSLKWSTGAGPRIGCVADYPLELRLQSLKFVNLSSGDPHTASASTLPSNLTSITSFCVVM from the exons ATGGCACCATCAATTCTAAATCTAAACCACATGCACCCaaccaaaacaagaaaactGAAAGCTAGAAAGAGACTTTCCCTTGGCTATGCTCATTTCAATCTCTTTCAAACACTTGGCTTCCGTCTTTTCTCTCCTATGGCACCACCTTCTTTGCATAATGGTCACCCTGGGTTGATGTCAATGGATTCTCAGGATAGAAGAGAAAACTTTGAGTCAACGGCTGCAGTGAAGTTGCAGAAGGTTTACAGGAGTTATCGCACACGGCGCAGGCTAGCAGACTCGGCTGTGGTTGCTGAAGAGCTCTG GTGGCAAGCTATAGACTATGCAAGGCTAAATCACAGCACAGTTTCTTTCTTCAATTTTCACAAAGCAGAAACAGCTGCCTCACGGTGGAGTAGGATCAGCCTGATTGCTTCCAAG GTTGGAAAGGGATTGTGTAAAGACACAAAGGCACAGAAATTAGCTTTCCAACATTGGATTGAAGCT ATTGATCCGAGACATCGTTATGGTCGTAATCTGAACTTCTACTATGAAGAGTGGCGCAAAGGTGATGCACGGCAGCCATTTTTCTATTG GTTGGATATTGGAGGAGGCAAAGAGGTTGATCTCAGAGTTTGCCCAAGATCAAGGCTCCGACAAGAATGCATTATATACCTTGGACCG CAAGAGAGGGAATACTATGAATACATAATTGCTGAAGGGATGATGGTACATAAACATACTGGAAACCTCCTTCATACAAATCAAGGATTGCAAGGTTCAAAGTGGATTTTTGTTATGAGTACCTCGAGAAAACTTTATGGCGGCGAG AAAAAGAAGGGATTATTTCATCATTCCAGCTTCCTTGCTGGAGGGGCCACTTTGGCTGCCGGAAGACTTGAGGCAGAACATGGCAAGCTCAAG TCTGTGTCGGCATATAGTGGACATTACCGTCCAACTGATGAGAACCTTGGCAGCTTCCTAGCCTTCCTCAAGGAGAATGGGATCAGCCTAGATGAAGTTCAG GTTCTTTCCCCTGTTGACGATCATGAGAGCTATGATATCGGCACATCAGTTCAAGAAGGAAGTGAACTTG aaagaagaaacagTTATAAGAGAACCTTGTCCAGTAATCTCCAAAGCTCCAAAAGAAGCGTCCCAAAGAAAGAGATATTGCAGAGGATCAAGTCAAAAAAGGAAGCATGTTCTTATCAACTAGGGCATCAACTGTCCTTGAAATGGTCAACAGGAGCAGGCCCAAGAATAGGTTGTGTAGCAGACTACCCTCTGGAACTAAGGCTACAATCCCTTAAGTTTGTTAACCTTTCATCAGGGGATCCTCACACAGCATCAGCCTCTACACTTCCCTCCAATCTCACTTCAATCACATCTTTCTGTGTGGTAATGTGA
- the LOC121241044 gene encoding copper transport protein ATX1-like, translating into MSQTVVLKVGMSCGGCVGAVKRVLEKMEGVESYDIDLKEQKVTVKGSVPPEAVLQTVSKTGKKTSFWEAEAPAESEGKPVEPEGKPAEPEGKPAEAVAAA; encoded by the exons ATGTCTCAG ACAGTTGTCCTCAAGGTTGGTATGTCATGTGGAGGCTGTGTTGGGGCCGTGAAAAGGGttctggaaaaaatggaag GGGTAGAATCATATGATATTGATTTGAAGGAGCAGAAAGTGACAGTGAAGGGCAGTGTGCCTCCTGAGGCAGTTCTGCAGACAGTTTCAAAAACTGGAAAGAAGACTAGCTTCTGGGAAGCAGAAGCACCAGCAGAATCTGAAGGAAAGCCTGTAGAACCGGAAGGTAAACCTGCAGAACCTGAAGGAAAGCCTGCCGAAGCTGTGGCGGCAGCTTAA